A window from Triplophysa dalaica isolate WHDGS20190420 chromosome 3, ASM1584641v1, whole genome shotgun sequence encodes these proteins:
- the golim4b gene encoding Golgi integral membrane protein 4b isoform X2 yields MGKGICSSRQRRFFQSFLLLLFICGTVCALMISYEMHRELKKTEATALQYQQHQESLSAQLQVVYEHHSKLEKSLQKERLEHKKSEEDFLVFKRESQKALNKEKMYNNLWFLTKQQDSTSRLNVMQTQHQILKSQHEDLKMQYYELQKKNQNQGENHERILDEHRQELDDLQREKVDEISRLKENAYNLQVENKQLRKAHQDIYTQLLDEQHINMRASKDHLTLTLEDHKNALVAAQVEGFEEKGKGFSPQGVSEIENNNETKVEVKQPHQIDVFAEGRGKKEEKSTSKEREGEDESKKAALEHSLSNPEELGINHHNTLSQTLEKQIQTEPLHTTKGHFWPSDPIITVGNAVIADHVINGQDDAKEYTQHHDKNFELNMNLNGVEFREAKDTPYKSNVNKDRPEEDEQLVVAGSPEQEDQPDEQYDDENVEDSVHNREKRADKEDNVENLYTEHDETEGHNSLTINRGKN; encoded by the exons ATGGGGAAAGGAATCTGTTCGAGTCGACAGAGAAGGTTTTTTCAGTCTTTTTTACTTCTCCTGTTCATCTGTGGGACAGTGTGTGCTTTGATGATCTCGTATGAGATGCACAGAGAGCTGAAAAAGACGGAGGCGACGGCTTTACAGTACCAGCAGCATCAGGAGTCACTGTCTGCACAGCTGCAAG TGGTTTACGAGCATCATTCTAAACTGGAGAAATCTCTTCAGAAAGAGAGACTGGAGCATAAGAAGTCTGAAGAGG ATTTCCTTGTGTTTAAGAGGGAATCGCAAAAGGCTCTCAACAAAGAGAAG ATGTATAATAACTTATGGTTCTTGACGAAACAGCAAGATTCCACCAGTCGACTGAATGTTATGCAGACACAGCACCAAATACTGAAG TCCCAGCATGAAGACTTAAAGATGCAATACTATGAACTTCAGAAGAAGAACCAGAATCAAGGAGAGAACCATGAGCGTATTCTGGATGAGCACAGACAGGAACTAGATGAcctgcagagagagaaagtaGATGAAATATCAAGATTAAAAG AGAATGCGTACAACCTTCAAGTGGAAAACAAACAACTGAGGAAAGCTCATCAAGACATCTACACACAGTTGCTCGAT GAACAGCACATAAACATGAGGGCTTCCAAAGATCATCTAACACTCACTTTAGAAGACCATAAAAATGCACTTGTTGCAGCGCAG GTGGAAGGATTTGAGGAAAAAGGAAAAGGGTTTTCCCCTCAAGGTGTGTCGGAAATTGAAAATAACAATGAGACCAAAGTGGAAGTGAAGCAGCCTCATCAAATCGATGTTTTTGCAGAGGGAAGaggaaagaaagaggaaaagagcACATCAaaggagagagaaggagaggatGAGAGTAAAAAGGCAGCGCTGGAACATTCCTTATCAAACCCAGAAGAGCTGGGCATTAACCATCACAACACGCTAAGCCAAACCCTGGAGAAACAGATACAGACGGAGCCCCTCCACACTACTAAAGGACATTTTTGGCCTTCAGATCCAATTATTACTGTTG GGAACGCTGTCATTGCAGATCACGTTATAAATGGACAAGATGATGCCAAAGAGTACACTCAACATCATGACAAG AACTTTGAATTGAACATGAATCTGAATGGAGTTGAATTCAGAGAAGCAAAAGACACACCGTACAAGAGCAATGTGAACAAGGACAGGCCTGAAGAGGACGAGCAGCTTGTG GTGGCAGGAAGTCCAGAGCAGGAGGACCAACCTGATGAACAATATGACGATGAG AATGTTGAGGACTCGGTGCATAACCGAGAGAAGAGAGCAGATAAGGAGGACAACGTAGAAAATCTCTACACCGAGCATGATGAAACAGAG GGCCATAATAGCCTGACCATAAACAGAGGCAAAAACTGA
- the ptx3b gene encoding pentraxin-related protein PTX3: protein MDAPGAALALCLCCILSGNVFSYEYGEEYQDSYYNSISIGEPRPSQTPCQSQDLTRWNNLFTMLENSEMKDNMLLQHTEDMAGHVDVIRKELKHISNNKACVQAIENTCKCINEQMNRKLEQAVKHLREVADKYQAQNSDKLEQLIQFARNQATRFTKLESRAGLGQVDMKAFPAYPKEQESSGTDGGKLERTLQMIHMQLAHSQRANAHRSLPSGCEMAILFPMRSKHIFAEVTPSTSFSQSLTICLWAKVTQALNRTVLFSYGTKKIPQELQLLIAKRSLMLTVGGETHLVEADGIVTDGQWVHVCAAWSSEQGLASLWMNGEKVASVPGIAEGHVLPGDGLILLGQEHSRSGSYKDLDSSVAFTGKMTGVNVWDHVLEPERIKEQANPEGSCDTRGNVIGWGVSEIIPHGGAQYVN from the exons ATGGATGCACCCGGGGCTGCGTTGGCCCTCTGTCTGTGCTGCATTTTGAGTGGGAATGTGTTTAGTTATGAATATGGAGAGGAGTATCAAGATTCCTATTATAACTCAATCTCTATTGGTGAGCCAA GACCCAGCCAAACCCCCTGTCAATCACAGGACCTCACACGCTGGAATAACCTGTTTACCATGCTGGAAAACTCTGAGATGAAAGACAACATGCTCCTGCAACATACTGAAGATATGGCGGGGCATGTGGACGTCATCCGGAAAGAGCTCAAGCACATTTCCAACAACAAAGCATGCGTCCAAGCCATAGAGAACACCTGCAAATGTATAAACGAGCAGATGAACCGCAAGCTGGAGCAAGCCGTGAAGCACCTCAGAGAGGTCGCAGATAAGTATCAAGCCCAAAACAGTGACAAACTGGAGCAGCTCATCCAATTCGCCAGGAACCAAGCCACCCGCTTCACCAAACTTGAGAGCAGAGCAGGTTTGGGTCAGGTGGACATGAAAGCTTTCCCCGCGTACCCAAAAGAGCAAGAGTCAAGCGGTACGGATGGAGGGAAGCTCGAGAGAACCCTTCAAATGATACATATGCAGTTGGCTCATTCCCAAAGAGCAAACGCACACCGCTCTCTCCCCTCAG GCTGCGAAATGGCAATTTTATTTCCAATGCGTTCCAAACACATCTTTGCAGAGGTGACACCATCCACATCATTCTCACAGTCACTCACAATCTGCCTGTGGGCAAAGGTGACCCAAGCACTGAACAGAACTGTGCTCTTCTCTTACGGCACTAAGAAAATCCCACAAGAGCTCCAGCTTCTCATAGCAAAGCGTTCTTTGATGCTCACGGTGGGCGGTGAGACCCATCTAGTGGAAGCTGATGGGATAGTAACAGATGGGCAGTGGGTACACGTGTGTGCCGCATGGAGCTCAGAACAGGGACTGGCTTCTTTGTGGATGAACGGAGAGAAAGTGGCCAGCGTCCCTGGCATAGCCGAGGGCCACGTTTTGCCCGGAGATGGACTCATCCTGCTCGGACAGGAGCACAGCCGGTCGGGGAGTTATAAAGATTTGGACTCATCGGTTGCTTTCACCGGAAAGATGACAGGGGTGAACGTGTGGGACCATGTGCTGGAGCCAGAAAGGATTAAAGAGCAGGCCAATCCGGAGGGATCATGTGATACTCGTGGGAATGTGATCGGATGGGGCGTGTCAGAGATCATTCCACATGGAGGAGCTCAATATGTCAACTGA
- the golim4b gene encoding Golgi integral membrane protein 4b isoform X4, which produces MGKGICSSRQRRFFQSFLLLLFICGTVCALMISYEMHRELKKTEATALQYQQHQESLSAQLQVVYEHHSKLEKSLQKERLEHKKSEEDFLVFKRESQKALNKEKQDSTSRLNVMQTQHQILKSQHEDLKMQYYELQKKNQNQGENHERILDEHRQELDDLQREKVDEISRLKENAYNLQVENKQLRKAHQDIYTQLLDVREQHINMRASKDHLTLTLEDHKNALVAAQVEGFEEKGKGFSPQGVSEIENNNETKVEVKQPHQIDVFAEGRGKKEEKSTSKEREGEDESKKAALEHSLSNPEELGINHHNTLSQTLEKQIQTEPLHTTKGHFWPSDPIITVGNAVIADHVINGQDDAKEYTQHHDKNFELNMNLNGVEFREAKDTPYKSNVNKDRPEEDEQLVVAGSPEQEDQPDEQYDDENVEDSVHNREKRADKEDNVENLYTEHDETEGHNSLTINRGKN; this is translated from the exons ATGGGGAAAGGAATCTGTTCGAGTCGACAGAGAAGGTTTTTTCAGTCTTTTTTACTTCTCCTGTTCATCTGTGGGACAGTGTGTGCTTTGATGATCTCGTATGAGATGCACAGAGAGCTGAAAAAGACGGAGGCGACGGCTTTACAGTACCAGCAGCATCAGGAGTCACTGTCTGCACAGCTGCAAG TGGTTTACGAGCATCATTCTAAACTGGAGAAATCTCTTCAGAAAGAGAGACTGGAGCATAAGAAGTCTGAAGAGG ATTTCCTTGTGTTTAAGAGGGAATCGCAAAAGGCTCTCAACAAAGAGAAG CAAGATTCCACCAGTCGACTGAATGTTATGCAGACACAGCACCAAATACTGAAG TCCCAGCATGAAGACTTAAAGATGCAATACTATGAACTTCAGAAGAAGAACCAGAATCAAGGAGAGAACCATGAGCGTATTCTGGATGAGCACAGACAGGAACTAGATGAcctgcagagagagaaagtaGATGAAATATCAAGATTAAAAG AGAATGCGTACAACCTTCAAGTGGAAAACAAACAACTGAGGAAAGCTCATCAAGACATCTACACACAGTTGCTCGATGTGCGG GAACAGCACATAAACATGAGGGCTTCCAAAGATCATCTAACACTCACTTTAGAAGACCATAAAAATGCACTTGTTGCAGCGCAG GTGGAAGGATTTGAGGAAAAAGGAAAAGGGTTTTCCCCTCAAGGTGTGTCGGAAATTGAAAATAACAATGAGACCAAAGTGGAAGTGAAGCAGCCTCATCAAATCGATGTTTTTGCAGAGGGAAGaggaaagaaagaggaaaagagcACATCAaaggagagagaaggagaggatGAGAGTAAAAAGGCAGCGCTGGAACATTCCTTATCAAACCCAGAAGAGCTGGGCATTAACCATCACAACACGCTAAGCCAAACCCTGGAGAAACAGATACAGACGGAGCCCCTCCACACTACTAAAGGACATTTTTGGCCTTCAGATCCAATTATTACTGTTG GGAACGCTGTCATTGCAGATCACGTTATAAATGGACAAGATGATGCCAAAGAGTACACTCAACATCATGACAAG AACTTTGAATTGAACATGAATCTGAATGGAGTTGAATTCAGAGAAGCAAAAGACACACCGTACAAGAGCAATGTGAACAAGGACAGGCCTGAAGAGGACGAGCAGCTTGTG GTGGCAGGAAGTCCAGAGCAGGAGGACCAACCTGATGAACAATATGACGATGAG AATGTTGAGGACTCGGTGCATAACCGAGAGAAGAGAGCAGATAAGGAGGACAACGTAGAAAATCTCTACACCGAGCATGATGAAACAGAG GGCCATAATAGCCTGACCATAAACAGAGGCAAAAACTGA
- the golim4b gene encoding Golgi integral membrane protein 4b isoform X3, whose translation MGKGICSSRQRRFFQSFLLLLFICGTVCALMISYEMHRELKKTEATALQYQQHQESLSAQLQVVYEHHSKLEKSLQKERLEHKKSEEDFLVFKRESQKALNKEKMYNNLWFLTKQQDSTSRLNVMQTQHQILKSQHEDLKMQYYELQKKNQNQGENHERILDEHRQELDDLQREKVDEISRLKENAYNLQVENKQLRKAHQDIYTQLLDVREQHINMRASKDHLTLTLEDHKNALVAAQVEGFEEKGKGFSPQGVSEIENNNETKVEVKQPHQIDVFAEGRGKKEEKSTSKEREGEDESKKAALEHSLSNPEELGINHHNTLSQTLEKQIQTEPLHTTKGHFWPSDPIITVDHVINGQDDAKEYTQHHDKNFELNMNLNGVEFREAKDTPYKSNVNKDRPEEDEQLVVAGSPEQEDQPDEQYDDENVEDSVHNREKRADKEDNVENLYTEHDETEGHNSLTINRGKN comes from the exons ATGGGGAAAGGAATCTGTTCGAGTCGACAGAGAAGGTTTTTTCAGTCTTTTTTACTTCTCCTGTTCATCTGTGGGACAGTGTGTGCTTTGATGATCTCGTATGAGATGCACAGAGAGCTGAAAAAGACGGAGGCGACGGCTTTACAGTACCAGCAGCATCAGGAGTCACTGTCTGCACAGCTGCAAG TGGTTTACGAGCATCATTCTAAACTGGAGAAATCTCTTCAGAAAGAGAGACTGGAGCATAAGAAGTCTGAAGAGG ATTTCCTTGTGTTTAAGAGGGAATCGCAAAAGGCTCTCAACAAAGAGAAG ATGTATAATAACTTATGGTTCTTGACGAAACAGCAAGATTCCACCAGTCGACTGAATGTTATGCAGACACAGCACCAAATACTGAAG TCCCAGCATGAAGACTTAAAGATGCAATACTATGAACTTCAGAAGAAGAACCAGAATCAAGGAGAGAACCATGAGCGTATTCTGGATGAGCACAGACAGGAACTAGATGAcctgcagagagagaaagtaGATGAAATATCAAGATTAAAAG AGAATGCGTACAACCTTCAAGTGGAAAACAAACAACTGAGGAAAGCTCATCAAGACATCTACACACAGTTGCTCGATGTGCGG GAACAGCACATAAACATGAGGGCTTCCAAAGATCATCTAACACTCACTTTAGAAGACCATAAAAATGCACTTGTTGCAGCGCAG GTGGAAGGATTTGAGGAAAAAGGAAAAGGGTTTTCCCCTCAAGGTGTGTCGGAAATTGAAAATAACAATGAGACCAAAGTGGAAGTGAAGCAGCCTCATCAAATCGATGTTTTTGCAGAGGGAAGaggaaagaaagaggaaaagagcACATCAaaggagagagaaggagaggatGAGAGTAAAAAGGCAGCGCTGGAACATTCCTTATCAAACCCAGAAGAGCTGGGCATTAACCATCACAACACGCTAAGCCAAACCCTGGAGAAACAGATACAGACGGAGCCCCTCCACACTACTAAAGGACATTTTTGGCCTTCAGATCCAATTATTACTGTTG ATCACGTTATAAATGGACAAGATGATGCCAAAGAGTACACTCAACATCATGACAAG AACTTTGAATTGAACATGAATCTGAATGGAGTTGAATTCAGAGAAGCAAAAGACACACCGTACAAGAGCAATGTGAACAAGGACAGGCCTGAAGAGGACGAGCAGCTTGTG GTGGCAGGAAGTCCAGAGCAGGAGGACCAACCTGATGAACAATATGACGATGAG AATGTTGAGGACTCGGTGCATAACCGAGAGAAGAGAGCAGATAAGGAGGACAACGTAGAAAATCTCTACACCGAGCATGATGAAACAGAG GGCCATAATAGCCTGACCATAAACAGAGGCAAAAACTGA
- the golim4b gene encoding Golgi integral membrane protein 4b isoform X5, protein MGKGICSSRQRRFFQSFLLLLFICGTVCALMISYEMHRELKKTEATALQYQQHQESLSAQLQVVYEHHSKLEKSLQKERLEHKKSEEDFLVFKRESQKALNKEKMYNNLWFLTKQQDSTSRLNVMQTQHQILKSQHEDLKMQYYELQKKNQNQGENHERILDEHRQELDDLQREKVDEISRLKENAYNLQVENKQLRKAHQDIYTQLLDVREQHINMRASKDHLTLTLEDHKNALVAAQVEGFEEKGKGFSPQEGRGKKEEKSTSKEREGEDESKKAALEHSLSNPEELGINHHNTLSQTLEKQIQTEPLHTTKGHFWPSDPIITVGNAVIADHVINGQDDAKEYTQHHDKNFELNMNLNGVEFREAKDTPYKSNVNKDRPEEDEQLVVAGSPEQEDQPDEQYDDENVEDSVHNREKRADKEDNVENLYTEHDETEGHNSLTINRGKN, encoded by the exons ATGGGGAAAGGAATCTGTTCGAGTCGACAGAGAAGGTTTTTTCAGTCTTTTTTACTTCTCCTGTTCATCTGTGGGACAGTGTGTGCTTTGATGATCTCGTATGAGATGCACAGAGAGCTGAAAAAGACGGAGGCGACGGCTTTACAGTACCAGCAGCATCAGGAGTCACTGTCTGCACAGCTGCAAG TGGTTTACGAGCATCATTCTAAACTGGAGAAATCTCTTCAGAAAGAGAGACTGGAGCATAAGAAGTCTGAAGAGG ATTTCCTTGTGTTTAAGAGGGAATCGCAAAAGGCTCTCAACAAAGAGAAG ATGTATAATAACTTATGGTTCTTGACGAAACAGCAAGATTCCACCAGTCGACTGAATGTTATGCAGACACAGCACCAAATACTGAAG TCCCAGCATGAAGACTTAAAGATGCAATACTATGAACTTCAGAAGAAGAACCAGAATCAAGGAGAGAACCATGAGCGTATTCTGGATGAGCACAGACAGGAACTAGATGAcctgcagagagagaaagtaGATGAAATATCAAGATTAAAAG AGAATGCGTACAACCTTCAAGTGGAAAACAAACAACTGAGGAAAGCTCATCAAGACATCTACACACAGTTGCTCGATGTGCGG GAACAGCACATAAACATGAGGGCTTCCAAAGATCATCTAACACTCACTTTAGAAGACCATAAAAATGCACTTGTTGCAGCGCAG GTGGAAGGATTTGAGGAAAAAGGAAAAGGGTTTTCCCCTCAAG AGGGAAGaggaaagaaagaggaaaagagcACATCAaaggagagagaaggagaggatGAGAGTAAAAAGGCAGCGCTGGAACATTCCTTATCAAACCCAGAAGAGCTGGGCATTAACCATCACAACACGCTAAGCCAAACCCTGGAGAAACAGATACAGACGGAGCCCCTCCACACTACTAAAGGACATTTTTGGCCTTCAGATCCAATTATTACTGTTG GGAACGCTGTCATTGCAGATCACGTTATAAATGGACAAGATGATGCCAAAGAGTACACTCAACATCATGACAAG AACTTTGAATTGAACATGAATCTGAATGGAGTTGAATTCAGAGAAGCAAAAGACACACCGTACAAGAGCAATGTGAACAAGGACAGGCCTGAAGAGGACGAGCAGCTTGTG GTGGCAGGAAGTCCAGAGCAGGAGGACCAACCTGATGAACAATATGACGATGAG AATGTTGAGGACTCGGTGCATAACCGAGAGAAGAGAGCAGATAAGGAGGACAACGTAGAAAATCTCTACACCGAGCATGATGAAACAGAG GGCCATAATAGCCTGACCATAAACAGAGGCAAAAACTGA
- the ccnl1b gene encoding cyclin-L1 — MSLGVLSPSLNIPQSSYGILIGDKLYSEVFLAIDNSIVGEERLGTTPSMLDGLDHETETDLRILGCELIQSAGILLRLPQVAMATGQVLFQRLFYSKSFIKHNVEIVAMACVNLASKIEESPRRVRDVINVFHHLKQGKSKKSIPLILDQNYINTKNQVIKAERRVLKELGFCVHVKHPHKIIVMYLQVLECEKNPMLVQTAWNYMNDALRTNAFVRFEPETIACACIFLAARVLEIPLPSKPQWYLLFGATKEDIKEICVSTMKLYSRKKPISEHLEKEVEKHRLAMEEAKLKARGQNPIGTPALFGVGGFSPASKPGSPREVKADDKSPNSKLAKEPENRQLFPKSPVNGSVKKEESKVFQNGKHHSRSRSRSVSRSPRRHRRSHSGTYSSHSSHSPSPRQHKGRRASPITQVVAEHRQSESSRHGNKKKRTRSRSRSNSRDKVRERDSAKNKHDRGSGHHWDHRDRERDRGRSNDHGRSKHQSRSHSGHSHSRHRR; from the exons ATGTCTTTGGGTGTTTTATCTCCGAGTCTGAACATTCCGCAGAGCAGCTACGGCATTCTTATAGGCGATAAACTGTATTCGGAAGTGTTTCTGGCCATCGACAACTCGATCGTAGGCGAGGAGAGACTCGGCACGACACCGTCCATGCTAGATGGCCTCGACCACGAAACAGAAACGGATCTGCGGATTCTCGGCTGTGAACTCATCCAGTCCGCCGGGATCCTTTTGCGACTGCCGCAG GTGGCGATGGCGACTGGTCAGGTTCTGTTTCAACGGTTGTTTTACTCGAAGTCCTTCATTAAACACAACGTTGAG ATTGTCGCCATGGCCTGTGTGAACTTGGCCTCAAAGATCGAGGAATCTCCAAGACGAGTGAGAGACGTGATCAACGTCTTCCACCATCTAAAACAAGGAAAGAGTAAAAA GAGCATCCCACTCATCCTTGatcaaaattacattaataccAAGAACCAAGTGATCAAAGCCGAGCGTCGTGTGCTGAAGGAGCTGGGCTTCTGCGTCCATGTAAAACATCCACACAAG ATCATAGTCATGTACCTGCAAGTTCTTGAGTGCGAGAAGAATCCGATGCTGGTTCAAACCGCCTG GAACTACATGAACGATGCCCTCAGAACCAACGCCTTTGTGAGGTTTGAACCCGAGACCATTGCGTGTGCCTGTATCTTCCTCGCCGCCCGAGTGCTAGAG ATTCCTCTTCCCTCCAAACCACAATGGTATCTTCTCTTTGGAGCTACTAAGGAGGACATCAAAGAGATATGTGTCAGCACGATGAAGCTTTATTCGAGGAAAAAG CCAATCAGTGAGCATCTTGAAAAAGAGGTAGAAAAGCATAGGCTGGCCATGGAAGAGGCTAAACTGAAAGCCAGGGGACAGAATCCCATCGGCACCCCAGCACTCTTTGGCGTCGGTGGATTTTCCCCAGCATCAAAACCTG GTTCTCCACGAGAAGTCAAGGCAGATGACAAATCGCCAAACTCTAAACTAGCGAAAGAGCCTGAGAACAGACAGTTGTTTCCGAAAAGCCCTGTGAATGG GAGCGTGAAAAAGGAGGAGAGCAAAGTGTTTCAGAATGGCAAGCACCACAGTCGGTCGAGATCTCGATCTGTATCTCGCTCTCCACGCAGACA CCGAAGGAGCCACTCCGGAACATACAGCTCTCACAGCAGCCACAGTCCATCTCCACGGCAACACAAAGGTCGCAGGGCATCGCCGATTACACAGGTGGTGGCGGAGCACAGACAGAGTGAGTCCAGCAGGCATGGAAACAAAAAGAAGAGGACACGGAGCCGTTCTCGCAGCAACTCTCGCGACAAAGTCCGCGAACGTGACTCTGCGAAAAACAAGCATGATCGCGGCAGCGGTCACCACTGGGACCACCGTGATCGAGAGCGTGACCGGGGCCGATCGAACGATCACGGACGAAGCAAACATCAGAGCCGATCACATTCTGGACACAGCCATAGCAGACACAGGAGATGA
- the golim4b gene encoding Golgi integral membrane protein 4b isoform X1 produces MGKGICSSRQRRFFQSFLLLLFICGTVCALMISYEMHRELKKTEATALQYQQHQESLSAQLQVVYEHHSKLEKSLQKERLEHKKSEEDFLVFKRESQKALNKEKMYNNLWFLTKQQDSTSRLNVMQTQHQILKSQHEDLKMQYYELQKKNQNQGENHERILDEHRQELDDLQREKVDEISRLKENAYNLQVENKQLRKAHQDIYTQLLDVREQHINMRASKDHLTLTLEDHKNALVAAQVEGFEEKGKGFSPQGVSEIENNNETKVEVKQPHQIDVFAEGRGKKEEKSTSKEREGEDESKKAALEHSLSNPEELGINHHNTLSQTLEKQIQTEPLHTTKGHFWPSDPIITVGNAVIADHVINGQDDAKEYTQHHDKNFELNMNLNGVEFREAKDTPYKSNVNKDRPEEDEQLVVAGSPEQEDQPDEQYDDENVEDSVHNREKRADKEDNVENLYTEHDETEGHNSLTINRGKN; encoded by the exons ATGGGGAAAGGAATCTGTTCGAGTCGACAGAGAAGGTTTTTTCAGTCTTTTTTACTTCTCCTGTTCATCTGTGGGACAGTGTGTGCTTTGATGATCTCGTATGAGATGCACAGAGAGCTGAAAAAGACGGAGGCGACGGCTTTACAGTACCAGCAGCATCAGGAGTCACTGTCTGCACAGCTGCAAG TGGTTTACGAGCATCATTCTAAACTGGAGAAATCTCTTCAGAAAGAGAGACTGGAGCATAAGAAGTCTGAAGAGG ATTTCCTTGTGTTTAAGAGGGAATCGCAAAAGGCTCTCAACAAAGAGAAG ATGTATAATAACTTATGGTTCTTGACGAAACAGCAAGATTCCACCAGTCGACTGAATGTTATGCAGACACAGCACCAAATACTGAAG TCCCAGCATGAAGACTTAAAGATGCAATACTATGAACTTCAGAAGAAGAACCAGAATCAAGGAGAGAACCATGAGCGTATTCTGGATGAGCACAGACAGGAACTAGATGAcctgcagagagagaaagtaGATGAAATATCAAGATTAAAAG AGAATGCGTACAACCTTCAAGTGGAAAACAAACAACTGAGGAAAGCTCATCAAGACATCTACACACAGTTGCTCGATGTGCGG GAACAGCACATAAACATGAGGGCTTCCAAAGATCATCTAACACTCACTTTAGAAGACCATAAAAATGCACTTGTTGCAGCGCAG GTGGAAGGATTTGAGGAAAAAGGAAAAGGGTTTTCCCCTCAAGGTGTGTCGGAAATTGAAAATAACAATGAGACCAAAGTGGAAGTGAAGCAGCCTCATCAAATCGATGTTTTTGCAGAGGGAAGaggaaagaaagaggaaaagagcACATCAaaggagagagaaggagaggatGAGAGTAAAAAGGCAGCGCTGGAACATTCCTTATCAAACCCAGAAGAGCTGGGCATTAACCATCACAACACGCTAAGCCAAACCCTGGAGAAACAGATACAGACGGAGCCCCTCCACACTACTAAAGGACATTTTTGGCCTTCAGATCCAATTATTACTGTTG GGAACGCTGTCATTGCAGATCACGTTATAAATGGACAAGATGATGCCAAAGAGTACACTCAACATCATGACAAG AACTTTGAATTGAACATGAATCTGAATGGAGTTGAATTCAGAGAAGCAAAAGACACACCGTACAAGAGCAATGTGAACAAGGACAGGCCTGAAGAGGACGAGCAGCTTGTG GTGGCAGGAAGTCCAGAGCAGGAGGACCAACCTGATGAACAATATGACGATGAG AATGTTGAGGACTCGGTGCATAACCGAGAGAAGAGAGCAGATAAGGAGGACAACGTAGAAAATCTCTACACCGAGCATGATGAAACAGAG GGCCATAATAGCCTGACCATAAACAGAGGCAAAAACTGA